A genomic segment from Leptolyngbya boryana PCC 6306 encodes:
- a CDS encoding glycosyltransferase family 2 protein: protein MSTYPRVSVVIPAYNVRSYLEDALISLEHQSFQAFEAIVVDDGSTDGTADLVEQFCQRDPRFRLVTKPNGGLSSARNYGIRQAQAEYIAMLDGDDRYEPDKLANHVARLDRDLQIGVVYSASKIIRDDGQQSWMSLSGKPIFSDALVSLLCKNFIGNGSNAMFRRALVDEVGEFDETLRSSEDLDFWLRVAATRRWRFYRESQALCCYRVRPSGLSFNVAQMQRSHEQVLQAAYLRSPEQIEPWLPTAYAYMYRLLARLALTGGDTKQAQQLMQQAWDCDRSIFYRDPRSLLTLLAVKLAPIAKQLIERSLGKSQRLDIAKSIQSREL from the coding sequence ATGAGTACTTATCCTAGAGTCAGCGTTGTGATTCCGGCTTACAATGTTCGCTCTTATCTTGAAGATGCTCTTATTTCCTTGGAGCACCAATCTTTTCAAGCATTTGAAGCGATCGTAGTCGATGATGGTTCAACCGATGGAACTGCCGACTTAGTTGAGCAATTTTGCCAGCGTGATCCCCGTTTTCGCTTAGTGACAAAGCCGAATGGGGGACTTTCATCTGCTCGCAATTATGGGATTCGTCAGGCGCAAGCAGAGTATATTGCAATGTTGGATGGTGACGATCGCTATGAGCCAGATAAACTAGCAAATCATGTGGCAAGGCTTGATCGTGATCTCCAGATTGGAGTCGTCTATAGTGCTTCAAAAATCATTCGCGATGATGGACAACAAAGCTGGATGTCTTTGAGCGGAAAGCCGATTTTTTCAGATGCTCTCGTCTCACTATTGTGCAAAAATTTCATCGGAAATGGCTCCAATGCGATGTTTCGTCGGGCTTTAGTCGATGAGGTGGGAGAGTTTGATGAAACATTGCGGAGTTCTGAGGATCTGGATTTCTGGCTTCGAGTTGCAGCAACACGGCGATGGCGATTTTATCGAGAATCTCAGGCTCTTTGTTGTTACCGGGTACGTCCTTCTGGATTGTCTTTTAACGTGGCACAGATGCAGCGATCGCATGAGCAAGTTCTTCAAGCTGCTTACCTGCGATCTCCGGAACAGATTGAACCTTGGTTGCCAACGGCTTATGCCTATATGTATCGCTTGCTGGCTCGATTAGCGCTGACAGGCGGCGATACAAAGCAGGCTCAGCAGTTGATGCAGCAAGCTTGGGATTGCGATCGCTCGATCTTTTATCGAGATCCGCGATCGCTGTTGACGTTACTTGCTGTGAAGCTCGCGCCGATTGCGAAACAACTGATTGAGCGATCTCTGGGTAAGTCACAGCGTTTAGATATTGCAAAATCTATTCAGAGCAGAGAACTATGA
- the serS gene encoding serine--tRNA ligase, translated as MLDLKLIRENPDLVQTKLNQRGGSYDLSTIVSLDQQRRELEVERSQLQARSNEVGKLVGQKIKADPKSDEVQALREEGNALKAKLSELEPREKAIREQIETQLLGFPNLPSDTTPIGKDETENVEVRRWGDEFKPSIAVLPHYEIAEKLGIINTERATKIAQTRFVVLMGAGAALERALIQFMLNQQIAAGYVEILPPVLINSRSMTATGQLPKFSEESFKCADDDLWLAPTAEVPVTNLYRDEILSAEQLPIYHCAYTPCFRREAGSYGRDTRGLIRLHQFNKVELVKLVQPETSEQEHQSLVRNAEAILEALKLPYRTIELCTGDLGFGAAKCFDLEVWLPSSGTYREISSCSNFKDFQARRGNIRFKEAGQKGTQFVHTLNGSGLAIGRTMAAVLENYQQADGTVRVPDVLQPYLGREVL; from the coding sequence GTGCTTGACCTAAAGCTAATTCGTGAAAATCCTGATCTCGTGCAGACGAAGCTCAATCAGCGAGGGGGATCTTATGATCTTTCGACGATCGTGTCGCTGGATCAGCAGCGTCGTGAGTTAGAGGTTGAGCGATCGCAGTTGCAGGCGCGCAGTAATGAGGTTGGTAAATTAGTCGGACAGAAGATCAAAGCTGACCCGAAAAGTGATGAGGTTCAGGCATTGCGAGAAGAAGGCAATGCACTCAAAGCAAAACTGAGTGAGTTAGAACCAAGAGAGAAAGCAATTCGAGAACAGATCGAAACTCAATTGTTAGGGTTTCCGAATTTGCCGAGTGACACGACTCCGATCGGCAAAGATGAAACGGAAAATGTTGAGGTTCGACGTTGGGGCGACGAGTTCAAACCGTCGATCGCAGTTCTGCCTCATTACGAGATTGCTGAAAAGCTCGGAATTATCAATACTGAACGCGCTACGAAGATTGCTCAGACGCGATTTGTCGTGCTGATGGGTGCAGGTGCGGCATTAGAGCGAGCGTTGATTCAATTTATGCTGAATCAGCAAATTGCCGCAGGCTATGTGGAGATTTTGCCGCCTGTGTTGATCAATTCGCGATCGATGACTGCGACCGGACAGTTGCCGAAGTTCTCAGAAGAGAGCTTCAAATGTGCAGACGATGATTTGTGGCTAGCTCCGACAGCGGAAGTTCCCGTGACCAATTTGTATCGGGATGAGATTCTGTCAGCCGAACAGTTACCGATCTATCACTGTGCTTATACGCCTTGTTTTCGTCGAGAAGCGGGGAGCTATGGTCGAGATACGCGCGGATTGATTCGACTGCATCAATTTAACAAAGTCGAGCTAGTAAAACTGGTGCAGCCTGAGACTTCTGAGCAAGAGCATCAAAGCTTAGTACGAAATGCAGAGGCGATTCTGGAAGCCTTAAAGTTGCCCTATCGCACGATCGAGCTTTGTACAGGAGACTTAGGATTTGGAGCGGCGAAGTGCTTTGATTTAGAGGTTTGGCTGCCGTCTTCGGGCACGTACCGCGAGATTTCTAGCTGCTCGAATTTCAAAGACTTTCAGGCGCGACGCGGGAATATCCGATTTAAAGAAGCGGGGCAAAAAGGTACTCAGTTTGTGCATACGCTGAATGGATCAGGACTCGCGATCGGGCGAACGATGGCGGCAGTCTTGGAGAACTATCAGCAGGCGGATGGAACTGTACGAGTGCCGGATGTCTTGCAGCCTTATTTGGGACGTGAGGTTTTGTAG
- a CDS encoding DUF6625 family protein produces the protein MKKIIFLMPYFGCFPEWFDLYLESCRWNPTIDWLFFTDCGVPENAPANVRFIQMSFQAYQQLVCDRLNISFQTHSAYTVCNLRPAYGLIHQEHIAGYDYFGFGDIDVIYGNLRAFYTDAVLNYNTISTHSDRVSGHLFLIKNNEYWVNAFRRIPDWQNLMSQPINVPMDEGYFTKQLLGRKRLPSFLRRLWGIVDPDKRHHLFQERFSTVLSDRPWMNGTYDYPTQWFWHRGKLTVETGEELMYLHFMNWKSSRYLRKRYGEQAAWEDLSQLVDPNLTDLSQGFCISPLGFTPIESTAPIAIAL, from the coding sequence ATGAAGAAGATTATTTTTCTGATGCCTTATTTTGGTTGTTTTCCTGAATGGTTTGATTTGTATCTCGAATCATGCCGCTGGAATCCAACGATCGATTGGCTTTTCTTCACAGATTGTGGAGTTCCCGAAAATGCTCCAGCAAACGTGCGATTTATTCAAATGAGCTTTCAAGCCTATCAACAGCTTGTTTGCGATCGCTTAAATATTAGTTTTCAAACTCATTCTGCCTATACCGTGTGTAATCTTCGTCCTGCGTATGGCTTGATTCATCAGGAGCATATTGCTGGATATGATTACTTTGGCTTTGGGGATATTGATGTCATTTATGGCAATCTCCGAGCTTTTTATACAGATGCAGTGCTTAACTACAATACGATTTCGACGCACAGCGATCGAGTTTCTGGGCATCTATTTTTGATCAAGAATAATGAGTATTGGGTGAATGCTTTTCGCAGGATACCGGATTGGCAAAACCTGATGAGTCAGCCGATCAATGTGCCGATGGATGAGGGTTACTTTACAAAGCAATTGCTTGGGCGCAAACGGCTGCCCAGTTTCTTACGCCGTTTGTGGGGAATTGTTGACCCGGATAAGCGTCACCATCTGTTTCAAGAGCGCTTTAGTACGGTCTTATCTGATCGACCTTGGATGAATGGAACGTATGATTATCCGACTCAGTGGTTTTGGCATCGAGGCAAATTAACGGTCGAAACGGGTGAAGAGTTAATGTACTTACATTTTATGAATTGGAAATCCAGCCGATACTTGCGAAAACGGTATGGTGAGCAAGCTGCTTGGGAAGACCTCTCTCAACTGGTTGACCCAAACTTAACGGATTTAAGCCAAGGCTTTTGTATTAGCCCGTTGGGATTTACTCCGATTGAATCGACAGCCCCTATTGCGATCGCACTTTAA
- a CDS encoding CAP domain-containing protein has translation MLNCTSSKTVRNLVMSIGILTASFSHGGVRAGTVPIQVASIREADFQIAQASLIAEMEQEILRRINQHRARKGLSALSWSSDIAHQARSHSRNMAKKIVSFGHQGFSERSKAINNSIQSQRTAENVAWVASRRDPAGQAIEAWLKSPKHLQNIEGNFSMTGIGISISSSGEYYFTQDFAQK, from the coding sequence ATGCTGAACTGCACCTCCAGCAAAACCGTACGGAATTTGGTGATGTCGATCGGAATTTTGACAGCATCGTTCAGTCATGGAGGAGTTCGAGCAGGAACCGTCCCGATTCAAGTTGCCAGCATTCGAGAAGCAGATTTCCAAATCGCGCAGGCAAGTTTGATTGCTGAAATGGAGCAAGAGATTTTGCGTCGCATCAATCAACATCGTGCCAGGAAAGGGTTGTCCGCATTATCTTGGAGTTCGGATATCGCTCATCAAGCGCGATCGCATAGTCGCAATATGGCGAAAAAAATTGTCTCATTTGGGCATCAAGGCTTTTCTGAGCGCTCAAAAGCGATTAACAACTCTATTCAGTCTCAACGCACCGCAGAGAATGTCGCTTGGGTCGCAAGCCGACGTGATCCAGCAGGACAAGCGATCGAAGCTTGGTTGAAAAGCCCGAAACACCTGCAAAATATTGAAGGTAACTTCAGTATGACGGGCATCGGTATTAGTATTAGTTCGAGTGGCGAGTACTATTTCACCCAAGATTTCGCGCAGAAATGA
- a CDS encoding beta-1,6-N-acetylglucosaminyltransferase: MMRVCYLLQTHKSPEQVERLVRRIKSLSPTAQILISHDFTNCDLPRSTFEDLPNVDVIPSRGGRGSFEIVQSYLDAISWLLASGSDFSWLINLSGQDYPIRPLAEVEKSLSHSDYDGFVHHFEVFSKHSPWKRNEGYSRYHYQYRTLSRDLAEWQKEVLKPVKLLNYLQPFFRVNFSYGITLGLRTSSPFNQHFVCYGGSFLCTLSRPCVEYLHQYVQLNPDIVDYYKGVAIPDECFIQTILVNSQKFKLCNDSRRYFDFSQTRNGHPKILQSTDFPALMNSQADFARKFDLAVDRDVLDLIDTAIAPIRI; this comes from the coding sequence ATGATGAGAGTTTGCTACCTTCTCCAAACCCATAAATCACCTGAACAGGTTGAACGCTTGGTTCGCCGCATTAAATCATTGAGTCCAACTGCTCAGATCTTGATCAGTCATGACTTTACAAACTGCGATTTGCCGCGATCGACATTTGAGGATTTACCGAATGTTGACGTGATTCCATCACGCGGAGGCAGAGGAAGCTTTGAGATTGTCCAGAGTTATCTGGATGCGATCTCATGGTTACTCGCTTCTGGAAGTGATTTTAGCTGGTTGATCAATCTATCCGGTCAAGACTATCCGATCCGACCGCTTGCTGAAGTTGAGAAATCTTTATCTCACAGTGATTACGATGGTTTTGTCCATCACTTTGAGGTTTTCTCAAAGCACAGCCCGTGGAAAAGGAATGAAGGCTATTCTCGCTATCACTACCAATATCGAACTTTGAGCCGCGATCTAGCAGAGTGGCAGAAAGAAGTTCTTAAGCCCGTCAAACTCCTGAACTATCTCCAACCTTTTTTTCGAGTAAATTTCTCTTATGGAATTACGTTAGGCTTAAGGACTTCATCGCCATTCAACCAACATTTTGTATGTTATGGCGGCTCATTTCTTTGTACGCTGTCTAGACCATGTGTGGAATATCTCCACCAGTACGTTCAACTCAATCCTGATATCGTTGACTACTACAAGGGAGTAGCAATTCCTGATGAATGCTTTATTCAAACAATATTAGTCAACAGTCAGAAATTCAAACTTTGCAACGATAGTAGACGATATTTTGATTTTTCTCAAACCCGGAACGGTCATCCTAAGATTCTCCAATCTACTGATTTTCCAGCGTTGATGAACAGTCAGGCTGATTTTGCGCGCAAATTTGATCTGGCAGTCGATCGCGATGTTCTTGATTTAATCGATACCGCGATCGCACCTATAAGAATCTAA
- a CDS encoding oligosaccharide flippase family protein has product MKTVSLLRGGLWITYATFVTRIFVFLSNLVLARLLQPSDFGVIGIAYVFWSFFTLFTQDTAGAFIIYKGVDNPKYVNTTYTISLGVGLGLGLLMAISSPWVASFFNEPALVGILIVFAFNLLLSSATYVYSGVMTRRMQYQALANISLANSITRLLCTTGAALLGLGYWSFVIGDTISWIVNALLTRYYSRHRFRLQIDPEIRSEVLTFCFGSVGASLGFYLSFNADNFTVGKVLGNASLGYYNLAYQLSMTLSGISSALLNQLGMPVFAQLPIDKQENALFKVVEQIAFLTAPIYALIFLILDPSVVTLIFGSQWIPICTVLPGLLFYAYFRVVNSPLYSMLVAKGRPDLNARVSLQIAPLAVLSFIAGAYQGGIIGVSIAVAAVLGILWTLYYWWIACKHLHWSMSRFLRPCFIPILLSIPGLAISFHLPFIVKPFTFLFAYLVCIQVVAPQQIVQYQALIHKLYDRLFH; this is encoded by the coding sequence ATGAAGACAGTCTCATTGCTCAGAGGTGGATTGTGGATTACTTATGCAACGTTTGTGACTCGAATTTTTGTCTTTTTGAGTAATTTGGTCTTGGCGCGATTGCTTCAGCCTTCAGACTTTGGTGTGATTGGGATCGCCTATGTTTTTTGGTCATTTTTCACGCTATTTACTCAAGACACAGCAGGAGCTTTCATTATCTACAAGGGAGTCGATAATCCTAAGTACGTGAATACGACTTACACGATTAGCTTAGGAGTAGGTCTGGGATTAGGTCTGCTCATGGCGATCAGTTCACCTTGGGTTGCGAGCTTTTTTAATGAACCTGCTTTAGTTGGCATCCTGATTGTCTTTGCATTCAATTTACTTTTATCTTCTGCGACCTATGTTTATTCGGGCGTAATGACGCGGCGAATGCAGTATCAGGCACTCGCAAATATTAGTCTGGCAAACTCAATCACACGACTACTCTGTACGACTGGGGCGGCTCTATTAGGGTTAGGGTACTGGTCTTTCGTGATTGGAGATACGATTTCCTGGATCGTCAATGCGCTGTTAACGCGGTATTACTCTAGGCATCGATTTCGGCTCCAAATTGATCCTGAAATTCGATCTGAAGTGCTGACGTTTTGCTTCGGTTCAGTGGGCGCAAGTTTGGGATTCTATCTCAGCTTTAATGCGGATAATTTTACGGTCGGAAAAGTATTAGGTAATGCGAGTTTGGGGTACTACAATCTTGCTTATCAGCTATCGATGACACTCTCAGGAATTTCCAGCGCGTTGCTGAACCAATTGGGAATGCCTGTTTTTGCTCAATTACCGATCGACAAACAAGAGAATGCTTTGTTTAAGGTAGTTGAGCAAATTGCTTTTTTGACGGCTCCGATTTATGCGCTGATTTTCTTAATTCTTGATCCCTCAGTTGTGACGCTCATTTTTGGTTCTCAATGGATTCCAATATGTACCGTGCTACCGGGGTTACTTTTTTATGCTTACTTTCGTGTCGTGAATTCGCCGCTCTATTCTATGCTCGTTGCTAAAGGTCGTCCGGATCTCAATGCTAGAGTCAGCCTTCAAATTGCTCCGCTTGCAGTTCTGAGCTTTATTGCAGGTGCTTATCAAGGGGGGATTATTGGCGTAAGCATAGCTGTGGCAGCGGTACTTGGAATTCTTTGGACACTTTATTACTGGTGGATTGCTTGCAAGCATCTCCATTGGTCAATGAGTCGCTTTCTTCGCCCTTGCTTTATCCCGATTCTGCTGAGTATTCCAGGGCTGGCAATTTCATTTCATCTGCCTTTCATAGTTAAGCCATTTACTTTTCTATTTGCGTATCTTGTCTGTATTCAGGTTGTCGCTCCTCAGCAAATCGTTCAATATCAAGCATTAATTCATAAACTATACGATCGCTTATTTCACTAA
- a CDS encoding WecB/TagA/CpsF family glycosyltransferase has product MYQLESPPNLTVDLLGRRITFMTVSAIVDAIHIACIEGRKLTVANYNVHSFNLSMQLPWFHHFLQSAEIAHCDSMGILKAICWMGVKLPLEYRASYSLLMPKVLAHCNQHGFSIFLLGAKPECLNAAIAQVKQQYPNVIINGHHGYFDMQNAQENEQVIRQINHVKPKILVVGMGMPTQENWIQLNRERLNVNVMMLGGAVIDRLAGIVPNCPPMISNLGLEWLYRLCQEPKRLATRYLLGNPAFLFHIALAKTHSFFPKVQPMEPITRSREPSIHGSSEVPVRLSLD; this is encoded by the coding sequence ATGTATCAGCTAGAAAGTCCTCCGAATTTGACTGTTGATTTACTAGGACGACGAATTACGTTTATGACAGTTTCCGCGATCGTCGATGCGATCCATATTGCTTGTATTGAAGGAAGGAAGCTAACTGTCGCAAACTACAATGTGCATAGCTTCAATTTATCCATGCAGCTTCCTTGGTTTCATCACTTTCTCCAAAGTGCTGAAATCGCCCATTGCGATAGTATGGGTATTCTCAAAGCTATTTGCTGGATGGGAGTAAAATTGCCTTTGGAATACCGAGCTTCTTATAGTCTTCTGATGCCAAAGGTATTAGCTCACTGCAACCAACATGGTTTTTCAATTTTCCTCTTAGGCGCGAAGCCTGAATGCTTAAATGCCGCGATCGCGCAAGTCAAACAGCAATATCCCAATGTGATCATCAATGGTCATCACGGCTACTTTGACATGCAGAACGCCCAAGAAAACGAACAAGTCATCAGACAGATCAATCACGTGAAGCCAAAGATTTTAGTCGTAGGCATGGGAATGCCTACTCAAGAGAATTGGATTCAACTCAATCGGGAGCGGTTGAATGTAAATGTCATGATGCTAGGAGGTGCAGTCATCGATCGCCTAGCGGGAATTGTTCCAAACTGTCCACCGATGATCTCGAATCTAGGCTTGGAATGGCTATATCGTCTCTGCCAGGAGCCTAAGCGTCTAGCAACCCGCTATTTACTGGGTAATCCTGCATTTTTGTTCCATATTGCTTTGGCAAAAACCCATTCGTTTTTCCCAAAAGTACAGCCGATGGAGCCAATTACACGGTCTAGAGAGCCTTCAATTCATGGAAGTTCAGAAGTTCCAGTTCGTTTATCGCTGGATTAG
- a CDS encoding ribonuclease H-like domain-containing protein, whose product MQPREFQICDRDLSSELLQRYRSASAIAVDTETMGLLPHRDRLCLVQICDENDQVAVVRIERGQKEAPNLKQLFEAAEITKIFHFARFDITALRYHLGIDVNPIFCTKLASKLIRTYSPRHGLKDLVQELTGVELDKSAQSSDWGNAMNLSEAQLRYAANDVRYLIEARQKLIAMLEREERLELAEACFRCLPTFAQLDILQYQSVFDH is encoded by the coding sequence ATGCAGCCGCGTGAATTTCAGATCTGCGATCGTGATCTTTCTTCGGAACTTTTACAGCGTTATCGGTCTGCGAGTGCGATCGCAGTGGATACCGAAACGATGGGGCTTCTACCGCACCGCGATCGTCTGTGCTTAGTGCAGATCTGTGATGAAAACGATCAGGTTGCAGTGGTGAGAATTGAGCGGGGACAAAAAGAGGCTCCGAATCTCAAACAACTGTTTGAAGCGGCAGAAATTACGAAGATTTTCCATTTTGCTCGGTTTGATATCACAGCATTGCGATATCACTTAGGAATTGATGTCAATCCGATTTTTTGTACTAAGCTTGCCAGTAAGCTGATTCGCACTTATTCGCCTCGTCATGGGCTGAAAGACTTAGTTCAGGAATTGACAGGAGTAGAACTCGACAAAAGCGCTCAGAGTTCGGATTGGGGCAATGCAATGAACTTATCAGAAGCTCAGTTGCGATACGCTGCCAATGATGTTCGATATTTGATCGAAGCGCGGCAGAAATTGATTGCCATGTTGGAGCGTGAAGAACGGCTGGAGCTGGCAGAAGCTTGTTTTCGATGTTTGCCGACATTTGCTCAGCTCGATATTTTGCAGTATCAGAGTGTATTCGACCATTGA
- a CDS encoding ArnT family glycosyltransferase, with product MQKWWSDQTLQKVVWILLAGFLFRSFIAFWLPPGFDEAYYYLYTLHPALSYFDHPPLVALVTAIGIWLTGDVSQFSIRVGSLLLFPATLYFLYRATVQLFSVRVGLITLAIASVIPIFQLGFGTFTLPDSPLMFFWALTLWVGAIEFFPKQSEYQPTYRVALIGLLVGLACLGKYHGFLLGFGLLGFCITSRKHWVVFRSPWTILSFVLFLAAFSPVLYWNAQHDWVSFRFQSDRSIPDRAYNPLQALNVAMMAALYLFPTFGLPLWFVSIREIVSVLKSGFTKSIHSFILWNSAPVFLIFTFIGGYQQILPGWTMPGFFSVTPLLGAYAAHWQPKILRRWLNGSTIAIGTLLLIALSHIAIGTLQKPGQFSFMGGVVPPQEDASIQLIDVGQLRREFSKSPQLLAALKDADFMFSNRFHLAGHMAMALTPIYGTPITCFDKRDMRGFAFWSTPTQWIGGDALYLTSNDFQTKRDSSVEFSPYFQTFTKLGEVSLRRGGVIVDRIHVFQGKNLLKPFPRPKE from the coding sequence ATGCAAAAGTGGTGGTCAGATCAGACTCTCCAGAAAGTCGTTTGGATTTTATTAGCAGGGTTTTTGTTTCGGAGTTTTATTGCGTTTTGGTTGCCGCCAGGATTCGATGAAGCGTATTACTATCTATACACTTTGCATCCGGCACTGAGTTATTTTGATCATCCTCCACTGGTTGCTTTGGTAACTGCGATCGGGATTTGGCTGACCGGAGATGTGTCTCAATTCAGTATTCGCGTCGGCAGTCTCTTATTATTTCCGGCGACTTTGTATTTTTTATATCGCGCAACGGTTCAGTTATTTTCAGTGCGGGTTGGATTGATTACGTTAGCGATCGCGTCAGTGATTCCAATTTTTCAACTCGGATTTGGGACGTTTACGCTCCCAGATTCGCCGTTGATGTTTTTCTGGGCATTGACTTTGTGGGTTGGCGCGATCGAGTTTTTTCCAAAACAGAGTGAATATCAACCGACCTATCGCGTTGCCTTGATCGGACTTTTAGTGGGGCTGGCTTGTCTTGGCAAATATCATGGCTTTCTATTAGGGTTCGGACTGCTCGGTTTCTGTATCACAAGCCGAAAGCACTGGGTCGTTTTTCGATCGCCTTGGACAATTTTGAGTTTTGTCTTATTTCTGGCAGCATTCTCACCTGTGCTGTATTGGAATGCTCAACATGACTGGGTATCATTTCGATTCCAAAGCGATCGTAGTATTCCCGATCGCGCTTACAATCCATTGCAAGCATTGAATGTTGCCATGATGGCAGCGCTATATCTTTTTCCAACGTTTGGACTTCCACTTTGGTTTGTGAGTATTCGAGAAATCGTCTCAGTATTAAAGTCAGGATTTACGAAATCAATTCACTCATTTATTCTGTGGAATTCTGCACCTGTATTTTTGATTTTTACTTTTATTGGCGGTTATCAGCAGATTTTACCTGGCTGGACAATGCCAGGATTCTTTTCGGTAACGCCGCTGCTCGGAGCATATGCTGCACATTGGCAACCCAAAATACTGAGACGCTGGCTGAATGGATCGACGATTGCGATCGGCACGCTGTTACTGATTGCTTTATCGCACATTGCGATCGGCACCCTCCAAAAGCCAGGGCAGTTTTCCTTCATGGGTGGCGTTGTTCCACCGCAAGAGGATGCTTCCATTCAATTGATTGATGTTGGACAACTCCGCCGCGAATTTTCTAAATCGCCGCAACTCTTAGCGGCTCTGAAAGACGCTGATTTTATGTTCAGCAATCGCTTCCATTTAGCGGGACACATGGCAATGGCACTGACTCCGATTTATGGAACTCCGATCACGTGTTTCGATAAACGAGACATGCGCGGATTTGCGTTTTGGTCAACTCCAACGCAATGGATCGGTGGAGATGCGCTTTACCTGACTTCTAACGATTTTCAAACGAAGAGAGACTCCTCTGTAGAGTTTTCTCCGTATTTCCAGACGTTCACCAAGTTAGGAGAAGTCTCTTTACGGCGTGGGGGCGTGATTGTCGATCGTATTCACGTCTTTCAAGGGAAAAACCTGCTGAAACCGTTTCCTCGCCCTAAAGAGTAG